One Mycolicibacterium rufum genomic window, CAGCACCTCGAGGTCACCGAACGGGGTGCCCGGCCGCGGGTTGAGGAAGTTCAGCGGCACCTCGTGCGGATCCAGTTCGGCGAGGTTCGCCGCGAATTCGGCGCGTTGCTCCAGCGTCTCGCCCATGCCGAGGATGCCGCCGCAGCACACCTCCATACCGGCCTCGCGCACCATCCGCAGGGTCTCCCACCGCTCCTCCCAGGTGTGGGTGGTCACCACGTTGGTGAAGAACGACCGCGCGGTCTCCAGGTTGTGGTTGTAGCGGTGCACGCCCATCGCCGCCAGCCGCTCGACCTGCTCGGGGGTGAGCATGCCCAGCGAACAGGCGATCTGGATGTCGACCTCGTTGCGGATCGCCTCGATACCCGCGGCGACCTGGGCCAGCAGGCGCTCGTCGGGGCCGCGGACGGCGGCGACGATGCAGAACTCGGTGGCGCCGGTCTTGGCGGTCTGCTTGGCGGCCTCCACGAGACTGGGCACGTCCAGCCACGCGCTGCGCACCGGTGAGGCGAAAAGCCCTGACTGCGAACAGAAGTGGCAGTCCTCGGGGCAGCCGCCGGTCTTCAGGCTGATGATGCCCTCGACCTCGACATCGGGGCCGCAGTGCGCCATCCGGACCTCGTGGGCCAGCGCCAGCAGATCGTCGAGGCGGTCGTCGGGCAGCTGCAGCACCTGCAGGGTCTGATCCTGGTCGAGGCCGACACCCCGCTCGAGCACCTGCTCGCGTGCCACCGCCAGAATGTCGCTCATCAGTCCGTCTCCTCGTGCTCGCTCACGCTCTTGAACGGTGTTCAGGTTAGGGTACTGGCGTGCAGCTCCACAAACGCGACGTGGTCGAGGCGGCGACATCACTGCTGGACGACTATGGCATCGCCGATCTGTCGATGCGACGGTTGGCGCGCGAGCTCGACGTGTCGCCGGGAGCGCTGTACTGGCACTTCGCCAACAAGCAACAACTGCTCGGCGCGGTGGCCGACCGCATCCTGGCGCCGGTGGGCGCGCCCGCCGGCGACTGGCGCACCCGCATCACCGGCATCTGCGGGCAGCTGCGCGACGCCCTGCTGTCGCACACCGACGGCGCCGAGCTGGTCTCGGCGAGCTTCGCAGCCGCGCAATCGGCCGTGATGGCCGACGTGCTCACCTGGCTCGGTGACGCGGCCGTCGAGGCCGGGGTGGGGTCCCGTCATGCGGAGCTGGCCGCCCGCACAGTCGTCTATTACGTCCTGGGGTTCACCGTCGACGAGCAGTCGCGGCGGCAGTGGGACGCCGCGGGGGCGGAGCTGCCCGACGGGCCCTCGCTGCTGACCGACGATCCGGACGCACGGTTCGCCTTCGGGGTGCGGCTGCTGATCGACGGCATCCTGGCCCGGCAGGCCCAGCGGGTCGAGAAGCCGGTCTAGAAGCCGCGGTAGCGCGGGATGTCGGCCATCCATTGCGGGTCGCCGCGGTCGACCGAGGCGTTGAGCGCCCACACCCGGACGCCCTGATCGTGGCCCGACACCAGTGCGAACCCCAACTGACGGTGCGCCTCACTCGGGCCCGGACGGATGACCACCTCGACGATCTTGCTCGGGCGGCCCTCGGCGGTGACGCCGGCGAACTCGCCCTGGGTGTAGGTCGGGCTCTCGGCGACGACGATGTTGTCGGCCTTGGGTGTCTCGTTGCCGCTGCCGACCAGCGCTTCGACGTCGGGATAGCGCTGCCCGGGGTCCATCTTGAGCACCGGGGCGTAGACGCACGAGAGCAGGTTCTCCCCCTCGTCGGTGGGCGCCAGCTTCTCGGCATAGTTCACCACCGCCAGGTACGTGTTCACGATCGCCTGACCGGACGCCCCGGCATCGCCGAGTCCGGCGAAGGGCACGGGCGGTTTCTGCCGCGCACCCCCGCTGCTGTCGAGCGCCGACCGCCAGCGGTCCTGCCACGCGGAGAGGTTCGCCTCGATGTAGGGCACGCAGCGGTCGATCCGATCGGAGTAGCTCAGCTTCATGAATTCCGAATGGCCCGAGGAGATCGTGGTCGGCGGCGGGCTCGGTTGATAGAAGAAGTTCAGGATGAGCGACGTGCCACCGACGATCGCTCCGATGATCGCGATCGACGTGGTCGTCCACCAGTGCACGCGGCCGGGGCTCCAATCGGACGTCCGGCCGGACTCCTCGCCGGATCCCTTGGCCATCACCGCGCAAACTACCAGCAGAACACCGCCGAAATCCACGTTCTGCAGCGATGCACTCGCACTTCTGCCGCAGAAAGCGGATCTCGTCGCGCGAACGGTGAAAATGTCTGCGGCGCAGACGATCAGCGGTTCAGCTGATCCAGTGCTCCACCTTGGCGTTGCCGTCCCAGTGCCGCAGCCCGGTCACGAGGCCCTCGAGGTCACGGCCGACGTCCGGCACGGCCATCGCGACCGGCAACTGATCGGGACCGACCCGCCGCGCCAAGGTGACGTGCGGTGTCCACCGTCCCGGATCAGCATGCGGGAGAGGGCCTTTCGGCATGTGCGGCACGCACACCCGATGCACGTCGGCGTGCAGCGCCAGCAGCTCCGACGAGGGCACCACCAGCCGGACGAGCGTGACGGTGCGACGGCCGCCGAAGAGCATCGGCGCGCCGATCACGCACGGCAGCGGCAGGTGCTCGAGCATCGGGTGCAGCGCCGCGTCGACCGCATCGTCGAGCTGCTCGGCGACGGTCAGCGTCACGTGCGGCCGGTTGCTCGGGGCGGTGTGGCCGGCCTGGCTCGGCACGCCGGCGGCGGCCAGGGCGTCCCACAGTCCGCGGATCGCCGCCTCGGTGGCGGCGTCGAACAGCACCTCGACCGAATGCGCCACTAGCGCAGGGCCGCCAGCCAGTCCGGGTCGAACGCCGTCGCACTGATCTGGGCGAAGTCCGTCGCACCCAGTGTGCCCAGCCCGGCGGGCAGCGCCGCGCGCACCGGCGCCAACCGCGCCAGCGCGTCCCTGTTGTCGATCTCCGCGGCGCCCGGCTGCGCCGGCCATGCGCCGATCACCAGGCCGGCACACGGAATGTGCTGCGCGGCAAGCGCTTCGAGCGTCAGCGCGGTGTGGTTGAGCGTGCCGAGACCGGCCGCGACCACGATCAGCACCGGCGCGTCGAGGTCGGC contains:
- a CDS encoding TetR family transcriptional regulator, with product MQLHKRDVVEAATSLLDDYGIADLSMRRLARELDVSPGALYWHFANKQQLLGAVADRILAPVGAPAGDWRTRITGICGQLRDALLSHTDGAELVSASFAAAQSAVMADVLTWLGDAAVEAGVGSRHAELAARTVVYYVLGFTVDEQSRRQWDAAGAELPDGPSLLTDDPDARFAFGVRLLIDGILARQAQRVEKPV
- a CDS encoding 2'-5' RNA ligase family protein, whose translation is MAHSVEVLFDAATEAAIRGLWDALAAAGVPSQAGHTAPSNRPHVTLTVAEQLDDAVDAALHPMLEHLPLPCVIGAPMLFGGRRTVTLVRLVVPSSELLALHADVHRVCVPHMPKGPLPHADPGRWTPHVTLARRVGPDQLPVAMAVPDVGRDLEGLVTGLRHWDGNAKVEHWIS
- the bioB gene encoding biotin synthase BioB, coding for MSDILAVAREQVLERGVGLDQDQTLQVLQLPDDRLDDLLALAHEVRMAHCGPDVEVEGIISLKTGGCPEDCHFCSQSGLFASPVRSAWLDVPSLVEAAKQTAKTGATEFCIVAAVRGPDERLLAQVAAGIEAIRNEVDIQIACSLGMLTPEQVERLAAMGVHRYNHNLETARSFFTNVVTTHTWEERWETLRMVREAGMEVCCGGILGMGETLEQRAEFAANLAELDPHEVPLNFLNPRPGTPFGDLEVLPAAEALKAVAAFRLALPRTMLRFAGGREITLGDLGAKKGILGGINAVIVGNYLTTLGRPAEADLELLEDLQMPIKALNASL